One window of Phycisphaeraceae bacterium genomic DNA carries:
- a CDS encoding class I SAM-dependent methyltransferase has product MQQIKPPTDTILQPVLAQLEKLQGEVHVLRTLVTHLTNLVAEHVVDPDKLQNIVTGAWIEAKPNKDLTWSVDMNGKNFLDLMLKTTLDGTLGDVIEVGPGYGRVLSTLLEREQQTGQRMFKSYLGIDLSQENVDYLAATFGSDRIAFVQGDFHTVKLQGQYDTVYASAVFMHLFPDLTEAARRAHKLLRDTGRLCFDVPPGDFSYIDPGFKLFVKHYSKPYLHGYIATAGFTYCTVEREADFAPDSEGWFVSASKQPLPACAPA; this is encoded by the coding sequence ATGCAACAAATCAAGCCGCCCACCGATACAATCCTTCAGCCTGTTCTGGCTCAACTCGAAAAGCTGCAGGGCGAGGTGCATGTGCTTCGAACCCTCGTCACACACCTGACCAATCTTGTCGCAGAGCATGTCGTTGATCCTGACAAACTACAGAACATTGTCACTGGAGCATGGATCGAGGCAAAGCCAAACAAGGATTTGACCTGGAGTGTCGACATGAACGGCAAGAACTTTCTTGACCTCATGCTCAAGACAACCCTGGACGGCACACTGGGTGACGTGATTGAGGTTGGCCCGGGGTATGGCAGAGTGCTCAGCACTTTGCTTGAACGCGAGCAGCAAACTGGCCAGCGAATGTTCAAATCCTATCTCGGCATTGACCTCTCTCAGGAAAACGTGGACTATCTTGCCGCCACATTCGGTTCAGACAGGATCGCTTTCGTGCAAGGCGACTTCCACACTGTCAAGTTACAAGGGCAGTATGACACCGTGTATGCTTCCGCGGTATTTATGCACTTGTTCCCCGATCTGACAGAGGCTGCACGTCGAGCGCACAAACTGCTTAGAGACACTGGCAGATTGTGCTTTGATGTTCCACCCGGCGATTTCTCATATATCGATCCAGGATTCAAGCTCTTTGTCAAACACTACTCAAAGCCGTATCTGCATGGCTATATTGCGACGGCTGGCTTCACCTATTGCACTGTCGAACGCGAGGCTGATTTTGCACCCGATAGCGAGGGATGGTTTGTCTCTGCTTCGAAGCAACCACTCCCCGCGTGCGCTCCAGCGTAA
- the infA gene encoding translation initiation factor IF-1, which produces MAKQDDKFTMEAKVIEAMPNAMFKVELPNEQKTIILAYMSGKMRKHYIRITPGDTVTVELSPYDLTKGRITYRNR; this is translated from the coding sequence ATGGCCAAACAAGACGACAAGTTCACAATGGAGGCAAAGGTCATCGAAGCGATGCCCAACGCCATGTTTAAGGTGGAGCTACCAAACGAACAGAAAACGATCATTCTTGCCTATATGTCCGGCAAGATGCGAAAGCACTACATTCGGATTACCCCAGGCGACACTGTGACGGTGGAACTGAGCCCGTACGATCTGACAAAGGGCAGAATTACCTACCGGAACCGGTAA
- a CDS encoding carboxypeptidase regulatory-like domain-containing protein: protein MSSTSVRLIAALTCAAGSLSATAQVAEPFESAIVRLNTPEPHALEHQLDDLGFAVDCDADVSSDHIDLIVSQGDFTRLLNLGLQPQILRVGQPFRLTQQQMAGGDQPPNGYPDLADIYTEMNSIASQYPSIAQVVNITQMLGGPQTHEGRDIYAMKISDNVATNEDEPNRLVISCHHVREIVTPLIALDAMKRLTSGYASDPSIQSIVNNNEIWIIATNNPDGYEYVFNVNDLWRKNRRNNGGSFGVDLNRNYPQGWAAACGGDTNGNSETYRGPSAGSEPETQIIMQLTEARRFASVIDFHSYGQETLYAYNCLNHPFESFYGSEASAISVAHGYGMTRPPSAEGEHYEWQFSHFGANAYLTETGTQFQPAYASGIVEAESVWGGTKLVLQRPISVFGHVTDAVTGLPVEATVSLVGVNFPNGETNSSGGMFGQYFWTLPTGNYTLQYSAPCYQTTTRTLSVTGSSAQTIDVQLQPDGSGSLTFDLPGGAPNMVNANGGTTFDVNVSPSCGAVPQPNTGVLHVSIDGGAFATYPMAQNATNMYTATFPGVPCNSAVTYYLSAQTQGGQTATMPSNAPASTYSADPFTSSQLSFSDNFETNTGWSAENLGATSGDWERGVPVNDPGWAYDPESDSDGSGSCLLTQNAVGNTDVDAGAVRITSPSLDLLGVSEISYDYYLNLSNDNGADALVVEMSTNGTSGPWAEIARNDTNGDLSWRTQIISADTIASAGLTPSANSRIRFTVNDDNPQSVVEAGIDAFKVTKTLCESSCYADCDGSGALNIFDYICFGNEYASGTAYADCDGSGSLNIFDYICFGNAYAAGCP, encoded by the coding sequence ATGTCATCCACCTCCGTACGCCTGATTGCGGCACTCACCTGTGCTGCTGGCTCATTGTCAGCGACCGCCCAGGTTGCTGAGCCATTCGAGAGCGCAATCGTTCGTTTGAATACGCCGGAACCGCATGCTCTTGAGCACCAGCTTGATGATCTGGGATTTGCTGTTGATTGCGACGCCGATGTGAGCTCCGATCACATTGATCTGATCGTGAGCCAGGGTGACTTTACAAGACTTCTCAATCTCGGGCTCCAGCCGCAGATTCTTCGTGTTGGTCAACCCTTCCGGCTCACGCAGCAGCAGATGGCAGGCGGCGACCAGCCACCCAACGGCTATCCGGATCTTGCTGATATCTACACAGAAATGAACTCGATTGCATCGCAGTACCCGTCTATCGCGCAGGTTGTCAATATCACGCAGATGCTCGGCGGCCCACAGACACACGAGGGCCGCGACATCTATGCAATGAAGATCTCGGACAATGTTGCAACAAACGAGGATGAACCGAACCGTCTCGTTATCTCCTGCCATCACGTGCGCGAAATCGTCACACCGCTCATTGCGCTCGACGCGATGAAGCGCCTGACGAGCGGCTACGCATCTGATCCATCAATCCAGTCGATCGTAAACAACAACGAGATCTGGATCATCGCAACAAACAATCCCGATGGCTACGAGTACGTTTTCAACGTGAACGATCTCTGGCGCAAAAATCGACGCAACAACGGCGGTTCGTTTGGCGTGGATCTCAACCGCAACTATCCACAGGGCTGGGCTGCAGCGTGCGGCGGTGATACCAACGGAAACAGCGAAACATACAGGGGCCCGTCGGCTGGATCCGAACCAGAGACACAAATCATCATGCAGTTGACGGAAGCGCGGCGGTTTGCCAGCGTTATCGACTTTCACTCATACGGCCAAGAGACACTCTACGCATACAACTGTCTCAATCACCCGTTTGAGAGTTTCTACGGCAGCGAAGCATCAGCCATCAGCGTTGCACACGGGTACGGCATGACACGCCCGCCATCAGCTGAAGGCGAACACTATGAATGGCAGTTCTCCCATTTCGGCGCAAACGCATATCTGACAGAAACAGGCACACAGTTCCAGCCCGCGTATGCCAGCGGGATTGTCGAAGCAGAATCAGTCTGGGGCGGCACGAAGCTCGTGCTCCAGCGCCCCATTAGCGTGTTTGGACATGTGACCGATGCCGTAACAGGCCTCCCGGTCGAGGCCACCGTTTCTCTCGTCGGCGTGAACTTCCCGAACGGCGAAACGAACTCCTCTGGTGGCATGTTCGGCCAGTACTTCTGGACACTTCCAACGGGCAACTACACGCTACAGTACTCGGCTCCATGCTACCAGACGACGACACGCACGCTCAGTGTAACCGGCAGCTCAGCACAAACAATCGATGTGCAGTTGCAACCAGATGGCTCAGGCTCGCTCACATTCGATCTTCCCGGTGGCGCGCCGAATATGGTTAATGCCAACGGCGGAACAACATTTGACGTCAATGTTTCCCCATCGTGCGGCGCTGTACCCCAGCCGAACACTGGTGTGCTGCATGTCAGTATAGATGGTGGTGCATTCGCGACCTACCCCATGGCACAGAACGCAACGAACATGTACACCGCAACGTTCCCCGGTGTGCCCTGCAACTCCGCTGTGACCTATTACCTTTCAGCGCAGACACAAGGCGGACAAACCGCAACGATGCCCTCCAACGCCCCCGCATCGACGTATTCTGCTGATCCGTTCACCTCGTCGCAGCTTTCATTCTCTGATAACTTTGAAACAAACACCGGATGGAGTGCTGAGAACCTTGGCGCAACATCCGGCGACTGGGAGCGCGGCGTGCCAGTGAATGATCCGGGTTGGGCGTATGACCCCGAGAGTGATTCTGATGGATCAGGATCTTGCTTACTCACACAGAATGCTGTTGGAAATACCGATGTTGATGCTGGTGCAGTTCGCATCACGTCACCATCGCTTGATCTGCTTGGTGTTTCCGAGATTTCATATGACTACTACCTGAACCTGTCCAATGACAACGGCGCTGATGCACTTGTTGTTGAGATGAGCACCAACGGAACTTCGGGTCCATGGGCAGAAATCGCACGCAATGACACGAACGGTGATCTATCGTGGCGCACACAGATCATCAGTGCAGACACAATCGCATCTGCGGGTTTGACCCCATCAGCCAACTCACGGATTCGGTTCACTGTGAATGACGATAACCCACAGAGCGTTGTTGAAGCCGGTATTGATGCATTTAAGGTCACGAAGACTTTGTGTGAAAGCTCCTGCTACGCCGATTGTGATGGCAGCGGTGCGCTTAACATCTTCGACTACATCTGCTTCGGCAACGAGTATGCGTCTGGCACCGCATACGCCGACTGCGATGGGAGCGGCTCGTTGAATATCTTTGACTACATCTGCTTCGGCAACGCCTACGCGGCGGGCTGCCCGTAA
- a CDS encoding TlpA family protein disulfide reductase, which translates to MGRTTMRQFGLYALVLFGLVCAATAHGQSTDDPLHSSDQTPKLRIGDAYPLFSVEKFLKGDPITKLNTGHVYVIEFWATWCGPCIQQFAHLSELQAEYKDKDTTIISINVREMRQVEGGWMPSFDQETQSKVASFVAKQGDRMDFAVAYDGEKKNMDTNWLHASGDASIPKVFVIDRTGTVAWIGHPMVLRMPLDKIASDTWDSTIDPDRVKQAEEAFISAMRMFPNDLESGLTAWDTAQRDYPILAKDLLFPKFQSLLTAGQCEPAMITAQELTKEATRAKDSNTLNTIAWSIVSQDMKLTPEQLNIALLAAKEACKLEANKEPLSLNTLARVFFLQGDINEAIKAQVQAVEHAESEVQRARLVQALNEYQHAKK; encoded by the coding sequence TTGGGGAGGACAACCATGCGACAATTCGGTCTTTACGCTTTGGTCCTATTTGGACTGGTTTGTGCTGCAACAGCCCATGGTCAATCAACTGACGATCCATTGCACAGCTCTGATCAGACTCCCAAGCTACGGATTGGCGACGCATATCCACTTTTCAGTGTTGAGAAGTTTCTCAAAGGCGACCCTATTACAAAGCTAAATACAGGCCATGTGTATGTCATCGAGTTCTGGGCAACATGGTGTGGACCATGCATTCAGCAGTTCGCCCACCTCTCAGAGCTACAAGCTGAATATAAAGACAAAGATACGACCATCATCAGCATCAATGTACGAGAAATGCGCCAGGTCGAAGGAGGATGGATGCCATCATTTGATCAGGAAACACAATCAAAGGTGGCCTCGTTTGTTGCGAAACAAGGTGATCGAATGGACTTTGCCGTAGCTTACGACGGCGAGAAAAAAAACATGGACACCAATTGGCTGCACGCGTCAGGTGACGCATCAATCCCGAAGGTCTTTGTTATTGATCGAACTGGTACGGTGGCATGGATTGGGCATCCAATGGTTCTGCGAATGCCACTCGACAAGATCGCAAGTGACACTTGGGACAGCACGATCGACCCCGATCGTGTAAAACAAGCCGAAGAAGCGTTCATAAGTGCCATGCGCATGTTCCCGAACGATCTTGAATCTGGGCTCACTGCATGGGATACTGCCCAAAGAGATTATCCAATACTTGCAAAGGATCTATTGTTCCCGAAGTTTCAATCATTGCTCACCGCTGGTCAGTGTGAACCAGCGATGATAACCGCGCAAGAACTGACGAAAGAGGCGACCCGGGCTAAAGACTCCAACACGCTGAACACTATTGCGTGGTCGATCGTAAGTCAGGACATGAAACTGACACCGGAACAGTTGAACATCGCGCTTTTGGCTGCAAAGGAAGCGTGCAAACTCGAAGCGAACAAGGAACCATTATCGCTAAATACGCTTGCAAGGGTGTTTTTCTTGCAAGGCGACATCAATGAGGCCATCAAAGCACAGGTACAGGCTGTTGAACACGCAGAATCCGAAGTACAAAGAGCCAGACTGGTTCAAGCACTCAATGAATACCAGCACGCAAAGAAATAA
- the rplU gene encoding 50S ribosomal protein L21, whose amino-acid sequence MYAIIEESGGQRKVTEGEEILIDLYKGGEATAGESITFDKVLVVGNTGGDAKLGQPFVSGAKVTASVVEPVVMGDKIHIYKFRPKKHSRRKTGHRQRYTTVKIEKISG is encoded by the coding sequence ATGTACGCAATTATCGAAGAATCAGGCGGTCAGCGGAAAGTGACCGAAGGTGAAGAGATTCTGATCGATCTCTACAAGGGTGGTGAAGCGACAGCTGGCGAATCGATCACCTTCGACAAGGTGCTCGTGGTTGGTAATACGGGCGGTGATGCGAAGCTTGGACAGCCATTTGTCAGTGGCGCAAAGGTGACCGCCTCCGTTGTTGAGCCTGTTGTTATGGGCGACAAGATCCACATCTACAAGTTCCGCCCCAAGAAGCATTCACGTCGCAAAACCGGTCATCGCCAGCGTTATACAACGGTGAAGATCGAGAAGATCTCGGGCTGA
- a CDS encoding SdiA-regulated domain-containing protein, whose translation MRTTSVFAILAFASSAFGQFSLSNYTHTATYSLPAIPASEASAVTYNWDTGTLFVLGDEGDALVEVDTMGNQLSVMTLTGFDDTEGLTYLGNGNFAIGEERLQNVYKMTYTAGGSVDRSALPGASIGPTIGNTGIEGFSYDPRNGEYVLVKEKTPQAVYQTAISFALPIGPDINPPNLFDPTLLGVSDLSDVQVLATVPSLIGTASEDNLLIYSQESRLLMEVTRAGSILSSFDFSLIANDAEGVTIDAAGNIYVVGETPEMYVLTPIPAPGSLALFSATGLIATRRRRS comes from the coding sequence ATGCGTACAACATCAGTTTTTGCGATCCTTGCGTTTGCAAGTTCAGCGTTCGGTCAGTTCAGTCTGTCCAACTACACACACACAGCAACCTACTCCCTGCCCGCGATTCCAGCATCTGAAGCATCTGCTGTAACATACAACTGGGACACCGGCACACTGTTTGTGCTCGGCGACGAGGGCGATGCGCTGGTCGAGGTTGACACCATGGGCAATCAGCTCTCCGTGATGACACTCACAGGGTTTGATGACACGGAGGGTCTGACATATCTCGGCAATGGCAACTTCGCTATCGGCGAAGAACGTTTGCAGAACGTCTACAAGATGACGTACACCGCGGGTGGGTCTGTTGATCGAAGCGCACTTCCCGGCGCATCGATTGGTCCAACGATCGGCAACACCGGCATCGAGGGATTCTCGTATGATCCTCGCAACGGTGAGTACGTGCTTGTGAAAGAGAAGACCCCGCAAGCGGTGTATCAGACAGCAATCTCTTTTGCGCTGCCGATCGGGCCGGACATCAATCCGCCGAACCTGTTCGATCCAACATTGCTTGGCGTGTCGGATCTTTCAGACGTGCAGGTGCTCGCAACTGTTCCCTCACTGATCGGAACAGCTTCCGAAGATAACCTCCTGATCTACAGCCAGGAATCACGCCTGCTGATGGAGGTGACGCGCGCAGGATCGATTCTCAGCAGCTTTGACTTTTCATTGATCGCTAATGATGCTGAGGGTGTCACGATTGATGCGGCTGGAAACATATACGTCGTTGGTGAAACGCCAGAGATGTACGTGCTGACACCCATCCCCGCGCCGGGATCATTAGCACTCTTTAGTGCAACTGGTCTGATTGCAACCCGTCGCAGACGATCATAG